Proteins from one Prevotella sp. E2-28 genomic window:
- a CDS encoding TonB-dependent receptor — MNLRHFTLLSILLLCVLQIHAQRETISGRIIDKESNEALPKATLQLYKIGNKKDTTFVGGTLSNERGAFSFNNVNTGNYLLKVSFLGYVEQKKPLTKRTQALALGNIAMEPNSVLINEAVVTANIPKMVIKDDTVVYNADAFRVPEGSVIEALVEVLPGAKIDDDGKISVNGKEVKKFKLDGRDFMTGNNDAVMKNLPSYVIDKVKAYDEKSDLSRMTGVDDGNDDFVLEFTTKRSARNGIQANPDIGYGTDHRYGIRLTAMKPFGAMRYTFMGNANNVNDRNFSGRGGRGRGNGNGQRHTKTGALDISYENQRKENGSQLKASGRVTWNHGNTNNWNRTGSESFVNTRGGAFSNSISQSYSRNNSWTGNMNLQWSIDSLTTLSFRPDISFSSNDNQNASSSASFNVDPFEHVTNPLSDEGLQDLNQDSLVVNSRKNKSLSYGTNKNLRSQLQLYRRLNNKGRNIAFSTNLNYSDGDNRNANLSGVHLWLQKNSLGTDSTYQTNRYTTSDNKNYSISLGTTYTEPLYIFKKKVTPEDTLQQQRGRGPFGNRGRRMVGQEGIFLQLNYNFRYNYQKNDPSTYDLLGISELEFQNALQDYRDFGFLPADYEDRLSTSLSRYSERTEYGHNADVQLRFNREKYNLNVGVNVQPQRSHYIQQYLGKPVDTVRTVVNLSPTLNLRYRFDQQTNLQVQFRGQTQQPNITQLLDIYDDTNPLSVTMGNPGLKPSFTTNLNFNFQKQRKPTLVEDSLGFQVPKNQRHWSFSSNGSFQRTTNSIGNIVTYEENTGRRISRPDNFDGNWNASGGVTFNMGLDTLNRWDISGSIRGCYRHQVGYVNLNRTATPDRNVTHSINVSPDLSLSFRNRWFNFSINAQTTYARTENRLQASRNLDTWNFSYGGNTRIDLNQLNGRQSSNAASWPTLSTDFHVYSKRGYADATLNTDELIWNAQLSYSFLRGKALTIMLQWYDILHEQTNFSRTVNANGWRDQEVNAITSYAMLHVSYRLNFFGGRGSSGWGGGEGGRGGGGRGRGFGGGGRGGGGFGGGGRF, encoded by the coding sequence ATGAACCTACGTCATTTCACATTGTTGTCCATTCTCTTGTTGTGCGTGCTACAGATTCACGCTCAACGTGAAACCATATCCGGACGAATCATCGACAAAGAAAGTAATGAGGCCTTACCTAAGGCGACTCTACAATTATATAAAATAGGAAATAAGAAAGACACCACATTCGTAGGAGGTACCCTCTCCAACGAACGTGGTGCTTTTTCTTTTAATAATGTGAACACAGGCAACTATCTCCTAAAGGTCAGTTTCCTGGGATACGTGGAGCAGAAGAAACCACTGACGAAACGTACACAAGCCCTCGCCCTTGGCAATATCGCCATGGAGCCCAACAGTGTGCTTATCAACGAGGCCGTGGTGACTGCTAACATCCCCAAAATGGTCATCAAAGATGATACCGTGGTTTATAATGCCGATGCCTTCCGTGTGCCCGAAGGTTCTGTTATCGAGGCGTTGGTAGAGGTGCTGCCAGGTGCAAAAATCGATGACGACGGAAAAATTAGTGTCAATGGTAAAGAGGTCAAGAAATTCAAACTCGACGGGCGCGACTTCATGACCGGCAACAATGATGCCGTGATGAAGAATCTGCCCTCATACGTGATAGATAAGGTAAAAGCCTACGACGAAAAGAGCGACCTGAGTCGTATGACGGGTGTCGATGACGGCAACGACGACTTCGTGCTGGAGTTCACCACCAAGCGCAGCGCCCGCAATGGCATTCAGGCCAATCCCGACATTGGCTACGGCACCGACCACCGCTATGGTATCCGACTGACTGCGATGAAGCCTTTCGGAGCTATGCGTTACACATTCATGGGTAATGCCAACAACGTGAACGACCGAAACTTCTCAGGACGTGGCGGACGAGGCCGCGGCAACGGAAACGGACAGCGCCACACAAAGACTGGTGCCCTGGACATCAGCTACGAGAACCAGCGCAAAGAAAACGGCAGCCAGCTGAAGGCGAGTGGACGCGTGACCTGGAACCACGGCAATACCAACAACTGGAACCGAACGGGATCTGAAAGTTTCGTCAATACACGTGGCGGTGCCTTTTCGAATAGCATCAGCCAGAGCTATTCACGTAACAACTCATGGACGGGAAACATGAATCTGCAGTGGAGCATCGACTCGCTAACCACGCTCTCGTTCCGTCCCGACATCAGTTTCTCCAGCAACGATAACCAGAACGCATCAAGCTCAGCCTCATTCAATGTCGATCCATTTGAGCATGTGACCAACCCACTGAGCGATGAAGGTCTGCAAGACTTGAATCAAGATAGCCTCGTGGTAAACAGCAGAAAGAACAAGTCACTGAGCTATGGCACTAACAAGAACCTGAGGTCACAACTACAACTCTACCGTCGCCTAAACAACAAGGGACGCAACATCGCCTTCAGCACCAATCTCAATTATAGCGATGGCGACAACCGCAATGCGAACCTATCGGGCGTACACCTATGGCTACAAAAGAACAGTCTGGGTACAGACTCCACCTATCAGACCAACCGCTACACCACCTCCGACAATAAAAACTACAGCATCTCGCTGGGAACCACCTATACCGAACCGCTTTACATATTCAAGAAGAAGGTAACGCCAGAGGACACCCTCCAGCAACAGCGTGGACGAGGTCCCTTTGGAAATCGCGGCAGAAGGATGGTAGGTCAGGAAGGTATCTTCCTGCAACTGAATTATAACTTCAGGTATAATTATCAGAAAAACGACCCTAGTACCTATGATCTTCTGGGCATCAGCGAACTGGAGTTCCAGAATGCCCTGCAGGATTATCGCGACTTCGGTTTCCTGCCTGCTGACTACGAGGACCGACTGTCAACAAGTCTGAGTCGCTATTCTGAGCGCACGGAATATGGTCATAATGCCGATGTGCAATTGCGTTTCAATCGCGAGAAATACAACCTCAACGTAGGTGTGAACGTGCAGCCTCAACGCTCACACTATATCCAGCAGTACCTAGGTAAGCCCGTTGACACCGTACGCACCGTGGTAAACCTCTCCCCCACCCTTAACCTGCGCTATCGTTTTGACCAGCAGACCAACCTACAAGTGCAATTCCGCGGACAGACACAGCAGCCCAATATCACGCAGTTGCTCGATATCTACGACGACACGAACCCACTATCAGTTACGATGGGTAACCCCGGACTGAAGCCATCGTTCACCACGAACCTTAACTTCAACTTCCAAAAGCAGCGCAAGCCCACTCTCGTAGAGGACAGCCTGGGCTTTCAGGTGCCCAAGAACCAGCGCCACTGGAGTTTCAGCAGCAACGGCAGTTTCCAACGTACCACCAATTCCATTGGCAACATCGTGACCTATGAAGAGAACACTGGCCGCCGCATCAGCAGACCCGACAACTTCGACGGCAACTGGAATGCCAGTGGTGGTGTAACCTTCAACATGGGTCTCGACACCCTGAACCGTTGGGATATCAGTGGTAGCATCCGAGGCTGCTATCGTCATCAAGTGGGTTATGTCAACCTAAACCGCACGGCCACGCCCGACCGTAACGTGACGCATAGCATCAACGTATCGCCAGACCTATCACTCAGTTTCCGCAACAGATGGTTCAACTTCTCTATCAACGCCCAGACCACCTATGCCCGTACAGAGAACAGGCTACAGGCCTCACGTAACCTGGACACATGGAATTTCTCCTATGGCGGCAACACACGCATCGACCTGAATCAATTAAACGGACGTCAATCCAGCAATGCAGCGTCATGGCCCACACTATCTACCGATTTCCATGTATATAGTAAACGCGGATATGCCGATGCTACACTGAACACCGACGAACTTATCTGGAATGCGCAATTAAGTTACAGTTTCCTGCGCGGCAAAGCACTCACCATCATGCTGCAATGGTATGACATCCTGCATGAGCAGACCAACTTCAGTCGCACCGTCAATGCCAACGGCTGGCGCGACCAAGAAGTTAATGCTATCACCTCGTATGCCATGCTCCACGTTAGCTACCGTCTGAACTTCTTCGGAGGTCGCGGCAGCAGCGGATGGGGAGGCGGCGAAGGCGGACGCGGTGGCGGTGGCCGTGGCAGAGGCTTCGGAGGCGGCGGACGCGGAGGCGGCGGTTTTGGCGGAGGAGGCCGATTCTAA
- a CDS encoding endonuclease MutS2, giving the protein MIYPNNFEHKIGFDDIRTLLKERCQSSLGRNMVDEITFSSDAAEVNEWMQQANEFRRLKETTDDFPMQYFFDMRESVARIRLAGTHLEENEVFDLRRSLETISNIVIYLNKGNASENDEKVTYTYPALQRLTTDIMTFPAMIRRIDSILDKYGKIKDGASMTLASIRHELSKTEGSISRTLYTILHAAQRDGLVDKDAAPTMRDGRLMIPVAPGLKRKINGIVHDESATGKTVFIEPAEVVEANNRVRELEAEERREVIRILTVFTDEVRPHVKEILDSYRFLAIIDLIQAKTAFAELTKAFEPKVENKPHIDWIRAIHPLLALSLEKQGKKVVPLDILLEQDKRLLIISGPNAGGKSVCLKTVGLLQYMLQCGLPIPIGDRSTCGIFQNIMIDIGDEQSIEDDLSTYSSHLMNMKQMIKNCDAHTILLIDEFGGGTEPMIGGAIAEAVLKQFWQKKTFGVITTHYQNLKHFADDHEGVVNGAMLYDRHQMQALFQLSIGQPGSSFAIEIARKTGLPEEVIKDASDIVGSEYIQSDKYLQDIVRDKRYWEGKRQTIHQHEKNLEGHIQRYESNLEEIERERKQILKRAQQQAEELLAEANRKIENAIREIKEAQAEKERTREIREELQEFRQQVQNDDTRGLMSEEDFAKKLRQMEERKARKAQRKADKAKKEEENEKRQQTFGAERSNANDINRPLQKGDTVRIKGLNTIGTIESIQGKQVTVIFGDVRTKMKAEQLERCERGKAKNEEATAANKHASLAIQTSKMTRATMEDRKYNFHQDIDVRGMRGDEAIDAVMHFIDDAILIGMSRVRILHGTGSGILRQLIRQYLNTIPNVSHFRDEHVQFGGAGITVVDIE; this is encoded by the coding sequence ATGATTTACCCTAATAATTTCGAACACAAGATAGGATTTGACGATATCAGGACACTGCTAAAAGAACGGTGTCAGAGTTCACTTGGCCGCAATATGGTGGACGAGATAACCTTTTCTTCTGATGCTGCAGAGGTGAACGAATGGATGCAACAGGCTAACGAGTTCCGCCGTCTAAAGGAAACCACTGACGACTTCCCCATGCAGTACTTCTTCGACATGCGCGAATCGGTAGCACGCATCCGTCTTGCCGGCACACATCTAGAGGAGAACGAGGTCTTTGATTTGCGCCGCTCTCTTGAGACCATCAGCAATATCGTTATCTACTTGAACAAAGGAAATGCATCGGAGAATGACGAGAAGGTGACCTACACCTACCCTGCCCTGCAACGCCTTACGACAGATATCATGACATTCCCAGCCATGATTCGTCGCATAGACTCTATCTTGGATAAATATGGGAAAATCAAAGACGGTGCCTCAATGACTCTGGCCAGCATACGCCACGAGCTATCAAAGACAGAGGGAAGCATCTCACGCACACTCTATACTATCCTTCATGCAGCCCAACGTGACGGACTAGTAGATAAAGACGCTGCACCTACTATGCGCGACGGCCGATTGATGATACCTGTAGCACCAGGCCTAAAACGTAAAATCAATGGTATTGTACATGACGAGAGTGCCACAGGTAAGACTGTCTTCATTGAGCCTGCCGAAGTGGTAGAAGCTAACAATCGTGTACGTGAGTTGGAAGCCGAAGAGCGTAGAGAGGTGATACGCATCCTCACGGTGTTTACTGATGAGGTGCGTCCACACGTTAAAGAGATATTAGATTCTTACCGATTCCTGGCTATCATAGACCTTATACAGGCAAAGACGGCTTTTGCAGAACTGACGAAAGCCTTCGAGCCGAAGGTAGAGAACAAGCCACATATCGACTGGATTCGCGCCATCCATCCATTGCTTGCCCTCTCATTAGAGAAGCAAGGTAAGAAAGTGGTGCCACTGGATATCCTACTGGAACAAGATAAGCGCCTGCTTATCATCTCCGGTCCTAACGCCGGCGGAAAGTCTGTCTGTCTGAAAACCGTAGGTTTGCTACAGTATATGCTGCAATGCGGATTGCCCATACCCATTGGTGACCGTTCTACCTGTGGAATCTTCCAGAATATCATGATTGATATCGGCGACGAGCAAAGCATTGAGGACGATCTCTCGACCTACTCCAGCCATCTGATGAACATGAAGCAGATGATCAAGAACTGCGATGCCCACACCATATTATTAATAGATGAGTTTGGAGGCGGTACGGAGCCCATGATTGGTGGTGCCATTGCCGAAGCCGTACTGAAGCAGTTCTGGCAGAAGAAGACCTTTGGCGTCATCACCACCCATTATCAGAACCTGAAGCACTTTGCTGATGACCACGAGGGCGTGGTCAACGGCGCGATGCTTTACGACAGACACCAGATGCAGGCCCTGTTCCAACTTAGCATCGGACAGCCAGGATCTTCATTTGCTATCGAGATAGCCCGCAAGACAGGACTGCCAGAAGAAGTTATCAAGGATGCCTCTGACATTGTAGGCTCTGAGTATATCCAAAGCGATAAGTACCTGCAGGATATTGTACGCGACAAACGCTACTGGGAAGGTAAACGCCAAACCATCCACCAGCATGAGAAGAATCTGGAAGGACATATTCAACGCTATGAAAGCAATCTTGAAGAGATAGAACGCGAGCGCAAACAGATTCTAAAGCGCGCACAACAGCAAGCTGAAGAACTCTTAGCCGAAGCCAACCGCAAGATAGAGAATGCCATTCGAGAAATCAAAGAAGCGCAAGCCGAGAAGGAGCGTACCCGCGAAATCCGCGAAGAGCTACAGGAGTTCCGCCAACAGGTGCAGAACGATGACACCCGCGGTTTGATGAGCGAAGAAGACTTTGCAAAGAAACTGCGCCAGATGGAAGAACGAAAGGCCCGCAAAGCACAGCGCAAAGCCGACAAAGCCAAGAAGGAAGAAGAGAACGAAAAACGCCAACAGACATTTGGTGCCGAGCGCAGCAATGCCAATGACATCAACCGTCCACTACAGAAAGGCGATACCGTTCGTATCAAGGGCCTTAACACCATCGGAACGATTGAAAGCATTCAAGGAAAACAGGTCACCGTCATCTTTGGCGATGTTCGCACGAAGATGAAGGCAGAGCAATTAGAAAGATGCGAAAGGGGAAAAGCGAAGAATGAAGAGGCTACCGCAGCCAACAAACATGCCAGCCTAGCCATCCAGACCTCAAAAATGACACGTGCAACGATGGAAGATCGCAAGTATAACTTCCACCAGGACATCGACGTACGTGGTATGCGTGGCGATGAAGCCATAGATGCAGTAATGCATTTCATTGACGATGCCATCCTCATTGGCATGTCGCGCGTACGCATTCTTCACGGCACGGGCAGCGGCATCCTCCGACAACTCATCCGCCAGTATCTGAACACCATTCCCAACGTCAGTCACTTCCGCGATGAACACGTGCAATTCGGCGGTGCAGGCATCACTGTGGTGGATATAGAATAG
- a CDS encoding GDSL-type esterase/lipase family protein codes for MISAICLSLSTLQAQAQHVEYRSTAHYNKRVAQFEREGGIDENTIVMMGNSLTENGKDWAGRLGVPQVVNRGIIGDNTVGMTERLCQITPHRPKAIFLMAGINDMVNDNPAIEVAGRVINLIETIRQQAPTTKLFVESLLPINESNGRWRTLAGRTDDIPLTNMYIRAYCESNGITFVDIFHKMTYPNSNVLREELSSDGLHITEAGYRIWEKEIKKQLNF; via the coding sequence ATGATATCAGCAATATGCCTTAGTCTGAGCACTCTGCAGGCACAGGCGCAGCATGTGGAGTATCGTTCTACGGCCCACTACAACAAACGTGTAGCGCAGTTTGAGCGTGAGGGTGGTATTGATGAAAACACCATCGTCATGATGGGCAACAGCCTGACTGAGAACGGAAAGGATTGGGCTGGGCGGTTGGGCGTTCCACAGGTCGTGAATCGTGGCATCATTGGCGACAACACCGTAGGCATGACAGAACGCCTCTGCCAGATCACGCCTCATCGTCCCAAGGCTATCTTCCTAATGGCAGGCATCAATGATATGGTCAACGACAATCCAGCCATTGAAGTGGCAGGACGCGTTATTAACCTGATCGAGACTATCCGCCAACAGGCTCCCACTACCAAGCTCTTTGTCGAGAGCCTGCTGCCTATTAATGAAAGCAATGGACGCTGGCGCACGTTAGCTGGACGCACAGACGATATTCCTCTGACTAACATGTACATCCGTGCCTACTGCGAGTCAAACGGCATCACTTTCGTAGATATTTTTCACAAAATGACCTACCCCAACAGTAATGTCCTACGCGAGGAATTAAGCTCTGACGGATTACATATCACAGAGGCAGGCTATCGCATTTGGGAAAAAGAAATTAAGAAGCAATTAAACTTTTGA
- a CDS encoding DUF5106 domain-containing protein has translation MRTILLIGLLFPQLLLAQGFRYPVPPDSIADRHERVNYMVERFWDAENVADTTVFQHPTVLMDYIYLLQQTDTSHVRQGINRFIKLACRQEATFGVILYWLDTILYDSSSPHYNEPLYALFMDAVITSEADTVMKLIPHQRLDIMSRNKVGERAINFTFRDSHGLTTDLYHVEAPHLLLIFNNPDCSVCQQTEKLIEEHPVLRLLQVDNRLKVVAIAPDADIDEWQQRHYPAHWITGIDADKTIVNERLYDIQHFPSIYLLDYDKRVLLKEADFDRLMKFLQRATRTLL, from the coding sequence ATGCGTACCATCCTGCTTATAGGACTTCTCTTCCCTCAGCTGCTCCTAGCTCAAGGATTCCGTTATCCCGTTCCGCCTGACAGTATTGCCGACCGCCACGAGCGTGTCAACTACATGGTGGAACGGTTCTGGGATGCAGAGAATGTGGCCGACACCACCGTTTTCCAACATCCCACGGTGTTGATGGACTATATCTATCTTTTACAACAGACCGATACATCGCATGTCCGTCAGGGTATCAACCGTTTTATTAAGCTGGCCTGTCGGCAGGAAGCTACCTTTGGTGTCATCCTTTATTGGCTGGACACCATTCTCTATGACTCTTCATCGCCCCACTATAACGAACCACTCTATGCTCTGTTTATGGATGCGGTCATTACTTCCGAGGCTGATACGGTCATGAAACTCATACCCCATCAGCGTCTTGACATCATGTCCAGAAACAAGGTCGGCGAACGGGCTATCAACTTCACCTTCCGTGATTCCCATGGGCTGACAACCGATTTATATCATGTTGAGGCGCCGCATCTGCTGCTCATCTTCAACAATCCCGACTGTTCCGTCTGTCAGCAGACTGAGAAACTTATAGAAGAGCATCCTGTACTTCGACTCCTGCAAGTCGATAATCGCCTGAAAGTGGTGGCTATAGCACCTGATGCCGATATTGACGAGTGGCAACAACGTCACTATCCCGCCCACTGGATTACAGGCATTGATGCTGACAAGACCATCGTCAATGAACGGCTTTACGACATTCAACATTTTCCCTCCATCTATCTTTTGGATTACGACAAGCGTGTGTTGCTGAAGGAAGCCGATTTCGACCGATTGATGAAGTTCCTGCAGCGGGCAACACGGACTTTACTCTAA
- a CDS encoding transglycosylase SLT domain-containing protein has product MKRLVKLFCLSLSILTLMPLSAGAAKNTTNSEQFDWSSVIEAIILVESEGNLRAVSGNSVGPMQITPVVVRECNYILKSRGSQLRYTLADRYDLAKSKEMFLLIQSKYNTTNSIEKAIRTWNGGPNYSIRATNRYYQKVLRRMK; this is encoded by the coding sequence ATGAAAAGATTAGTGAAGCTTTTTTGTCTGAGCTTGTCAATTCTAACCCTGATGCCCCTCAGTGCTGGGGCAGCCAAAAATACGACGAACTCAGAGCAGTTTGACTGGTCATCTGTGATAGAGGCCATCATACTGGTAGAGAGCGAAGGAAATCTTAGAGCCGTGAGTGGGAACTCGGTAGGCCCTATGCAGATTACGCCGGTAGTGGTACGTGAATGTAACTACATTCTGAAGTCACGCGGCAGCCAACTGCGCTACACTTTGGCCGACAGATACGATTTGGCCAAGTCAAAAGAGATGTTCCTTCTGATTCAGTCGAAGTACAACACTACGAATAGTATTGAGAAAGCAATTCGTACGTGGAATGGCGGACCAAATTACAGTATCCGAGCTACTAACCGTTACTATCAAAAAGTACTAAGACGTATGAAGTAG
- a CDS encoding RNA polymerase sigma factor yields MSEETEQLLKEFERIVAGQQDWLFRFAYMRIGIREDAEDLVQEVLLSVFKRLQEKTQTLKVEQYLIRAISNACIDYFRKKTLKVVMLDKAKEVAVSESDRQIHEEFVRVNRLLDLLPTEQKEIVRLKCYDDLTFRQIAELQDIPEATAKSRYRYAIQHLQQMINKKGEQR; encoded by the coding sequence ATGAGCGAAGAAACAGAACAGTTACTCAAGGAATTCGAGAGGATTGTTGCAGGGCAACAAGACTGGCTGTTCCGTTTCGCTTATATGCGCATCGGAATCAGAGAGGATGCAGAAGACTTGGTGCAGGAAGTGCTACTCAGCGTGTTCAAACGACTGCAAGAGAAAACGCAGACGCTTAAAGTAGAACAGTATCTCATCAGAGCTATCAGCAACGCCTGCATCGACTACTTCCGCAAGAAAACGCTCAAGGTGGTGATGCTCGACAAGGCCAAAGAGGTAGCAGTGAGCGAGAGTGATCGTCAGATTCACGAGGAGTTCGTCAGGGTAAATCGCTTGCTGGACTTGCTCCCCACAGAACAGAAGGAGATTGTACGTCTGAAATGCTACGACGACCTGACCTTCCGCCAAATAGCCGAACTGCAAGACATCCCTGAGGCCACAGCAAAGTCGCGCTATCGCTACGCCATCCAACACCTACAGCAAATGATAAACAAGAAAGGAGAACAACGATGA